The following proteins come from a genomic window of Candidatus Thermoplasmatota archaeon:
- a CDS encoding PKD domain-containing protein, with product MKRRPILLALLVLATPLAPPVAGTADADAPPTVRIVAPEDGAGVARAVRVTGVAYDNDTGVADVQVRVDDGPWHSAALGARGRPAAAWSVSIPVASGAHVIEARATDGRRSSASAFATVLAGDTPPPGVAILAPRHGAGVDGREPLAVAGRVHPPQPDVDVRVRVDDGPWIDADVAGGFWTAAVPFLAPGARTVTAVAAAPSLGASLPAQIRLAAGNGSRAPEVSILAPAQGSGLSGEGERGCAPPPCAHVAGLARGANRVALAVDDGPPVEVSVEASGAWAWRWPLAGAFEGDHVLEARVPGGIPSQIVVRLGAPHALKATLDPLVAPTFTTLRARAEASSPLASVEWFVDGARVAEGADASFSLARPGFHLVVLKARDGEGNEGVATRWVLATNRPPVAQARLAAPPASAGVPTLLDGSGSHDPDGVVAGWSWRVGRDAAWTPFRGEPLARESFPKRGAHEVSLVVRDDQGAVSNPVSFETVVPNARPAAAFTSDRTVATSLDTIRFSDLSTDRDGPGDLAAWHWSFGDGASSRERHPTHRFPRGVFDVTLTVTDALGEASSASRTITIANIAPRAGFTVVPASPLAMDAALFRDASAKLDGEIVAWHWDFGDGNASREAVAHHVYAAAGAYLVRLAVTDDRGATSIAEREIVVLNHPPIVAVAALPEHADALATVTFAGLARDPDGRIARVLWDFGDAKGCAAPPSADHRLPACDPGLDAEGRLVRHAYARSGLYDVTFTAWDDAGASSSARLAFKVANLPPVARVGGPFKTAPGVPVRVSGEGVDPDGRIVRFAWDLDGDGVAEREGGPVAEARFARAGSHPVTLHVTDDEGASSRATGVVLVEDALTPDAPPTLAVAFPQPGSVVRGRVAFHGAAGDDRGFVEVFWLLARENATVSPSGGRWARATGGGSWSLDLDTRGLENGPYDLRVKASDGRAETHAVVPFVVENAPAGIEGLLLTVDEPVVPGDARLVVAGNAHAPATPLEIRARLDEGPWFPVAVEGTRWRLEMDVSREPIGVRTLAIRAYAAPDRFEETTIPVAIARSGPVVVLSTSPAGPVPAFLRLSGLVESAAPPKLLAWRLDQGPWRPVPGLATPWSLVVATADLAPGRHVVQLRAEGLDGASGPVLEVPFVVAAPEPASAPEEGPAEHARGVPAPGIVAAALAAVIARALARGRRGDRTEARGRP from the coding sequence GTGAAACGCCGCCCGATCCTTCTCGCCCTCCTTGTGCTCGCGACGCCGCTTGCGCCCCCGGTGGCGGGGACCGCCGACGCGGACGCGCCTCCGACCGTCCGCATCGTCGCGCCCGAGGATGGCGCCGGGGTCGCGAGGGCCGTGCGCGTCACGGGCGTGGCGTACGACAACGACACGGGCGTCGCGGACGTGCAGGTCCGCGTCGACGACGGGCCCTGGCATTCGGCCGCGCTCGGCGCGCGGGGTCGCCCCGCGGCCGCCTGGAGCGTCTCCATTCCCGTGGCCTCGGGCGCGCACGTGATCGAGGCGCGCGCGACCGACGGCCGCCGCTCGTCCGCCTCCGCGTTCGCGACCGTCCTCGCGGGCGACACGCCGCCCCCCGGCGTCGCGATCCTCGCGCCGCGCCACGGCGCGGGCGTCGACGGCCGCGAACCGCTCGCGGTCGCGGGCCGGGTCCATCCGCCCCAGCCCGACGTGGACGTCCGGGTGCGCGTCGACGACGGACCGTGGATCGACGCCGACGTCGCGGGCGGTTTCTGGACCGCCGCCGTCCCCTTCCTCGCGCCCGGCGCGCGCACCGTCACGGCCGTCGCCGCCGCGCCTTCGCTCGGAGCCTCGCTTCCGGCCCAGATCCGGCTTGCGGCGGGAAACGGCTCGCGCGCGCCCGAGGTTTCGATCCTCGCGCCCGCCCAGGGGTCGGGCCTGAGCGGCGAGGGCGAACGCGGGTGCGCCCCTCCGCCCTGCGCGCACGTCGCGGGGCTCGCCCGCGGCGCAAACCGGGTCGCGCTTGCGGTGGACGATGGTCCCCCGGTCGAGGTGTCCGTGGAGGCGTCGGGCGCGTGGGCGTGGCGGTGGCCCCTCGCGGGCGCCTTCGAAGGCGACCACGTCCTCGAGGCGCGTGTCCCCGGGGGCATCCCGTCGCAGATCGTCGTCCGCCTCGGAGCGCCCCACGCGCTCAAGGCGACGCTCGATCCGCTCGTCGCGCCGACCTTCACGACCCTCCGGGCGCGCGCCGAGGCCTCGAGCCCGCTCGCCTCCGTCGAATGGTTCGTCGACGGCGCGCGCGTCGCCGAGGGCGCGGACGCGTCCTTCAGCCTCGCGAGGCCCGGGTTCCACCTCGTCGTGCTCAAGGCGCGCGACGGCGAGGGGAACGAAGGCGTCGCAACGCGCTGGGTCCTCGCGACGAACCGGCCGCCCGTGGCGCAGGCGCGGCTTGCCGCGCCTCCGGCCTCGGCCGGCGTTCCGACCCTCCTCGACGGCTCCGGCTCCCACGACCCCGACGGCGTCGTCGCGGGCTGGAGCTGGCGCGTCGGCCGCGACGCCGCGTGGACCCCCTTCCGCGGCGAGCCCCTCGCGCGCGAGAGCTTCCCGAAACGCGGCGCGCACGAAGTCTCCCTCGTCGTGCGCGACGACCAGGGCGCCGTGAGCAACCCGGTCTCCTTCGAAACGGTGGTTCCGAACGCCCGACCAGCGGCCGCGTTCACCTCCGACCGCACGGTCGCGACGAGCCTCGACACGATCCGGTTCTCCGACCTCTCGACGGACCGCGACGGGCCGGGGGATCTCGCCGCGTGGCACTGGAGCTTCGGCGACGGCGCCTCGAGCCGCGAGCGCCATCCGACGCACCGGTTCCCCAGAGGCGTATTCGACGTGACCCTCACCGTGACGGACGCGCTCGGCGAAGCGTCGAGCGCGTCGCGGACGATCACCATCGCGAACATCGCGCCGCGCGCCGGATTCACGGTCGTTCCCGCATCCCCGCTCGCGATGGACGCCGCGCTCTTCCGCGACGCCTCCGCGAAGCTCGACGGCGAGATCGTCGCGTGGCACTGGGATTTCGGCGACGGCAACGCCTCGCGCGAAGCGGTCGCGCACCACGTGTATGCGGCCGCCGGCGCGTACCTCGTGCGCCTCGCCGTCACGGACGACCGCGGCGCGACCTCGATCGCCGAGCGCGAGATCGTCGTCCTGAACCATCCGCCGATCGTCGCGGTCGCGGCCCTCCCGGAGCACGCGGACGCCCTCGCGACCGTCACGTTCGCGGGCCTCGCGCGCGACCCCGACGGGCGCATCGCCCGCGTTCTCTGGGATTTCGGGGACGCGAAGGGCTGCGCCGCGCCGCCGAGCGCCGACCACCGGCTCCCCGCGTGCGACCCGGGCCTCGACGCGGAGGGCCGCCTCGTCCGCCACGCCTACGCGCGAAGCGGGCTCTACGACGTCACCTTCACGGCCTGGGACGACGCGGGCGCCTCGTCGAGCGCCCGCCTCGCGTTCAAGGTCGCGAACCTCCCGCCGGTCGCGCGCGTCGGGGGCCCCTTCAAAACCGCTCCCGGCGTCCCCGTCCGCGTCTCGGGCGAGGGCGTCGATCCCGACGGCCGCATCGTACGCTTCGCCTGGGACCTTGACGGCGACGGCGTCGCGGAGCGCGAAGGCGGACCCGTCGCGGAAGCGCGCTTCGCGCGCGCGGGGTCCCATCCCGTGACGCTCCACGTGACCGACGACGAGGGCGCGTCGTCGCGCGCGACCGGCGTCGTCCTCGTCGAGGACGCCTTGACCCCCGATGCGCCTCCCACGCTCGCGGTCGCCTTCCCGCAGCCGGGGTCCGTCGTGCGCGGTCGTGTCGCCTTCCACGGAGCCGCGGGCGACGACCGCGGATTCGTCGAGGTCTTCTGGTTACTCGCGCGCGAAAACGCGACCGTGAGCCCGTCCGGCGGCCGCTGGGCGCGCGCGACCGGCGGCGGTTCGTGGAGCCTCGACCTCGACACCCGCGGCCTCGAGAACGGTCCCTACGATCTCCGCGTGAAGGCGAGCGACGGCCGCGCCGAAACCCACGCCGTCGTGCCCTTCGTCGTCGAGAACGCGCCCGCGGGGATCGAGGGGCTCCTCCTCACCGTGGACGAGCCCGTGGTTCCAGGGGATGCGAGGCTCGTCGTGGCCGGCAACGCCCACGCGCCCGCGACGCCGCTCGAGATCCGCGCGCGCCTCGACGAGGGCCCGTGGTTCCCCGTGGCCGTCGAAGGCACGCGGTGGCGTCTCGAAATGGACGTCTCGCGCGAGCCCATCGGCGTCCGAACCCTCGCCATCCGCGCCTACGCCGCGCCCGACCGGTTCGAGGAGACGACGATCCCCGTCGCGATCGCGCGCTCCGGACCCGTCGTCGTGCTCTCGACGAGTCCCGCGGGCCCGGTTCCGGCGTTCCTCCGCCTCTCCGGCCTCGTCGAGAGCGCGGCCCCCCCGAAACTCCTCGCGTGGCGCCTCGACCAGGGCCCCTGGCGCCCCGTTCCCGGCCTCGCGACGCCCTGGTCGCTCGTCGTCGCGACCGCGGACCTCGCCCCCGGGCGTCACGTCGTCCAGCTTCGCGCGGAGGGTCTCGACGGCGCGAGCGGGCCCGTCCTCGAGGTGCCGTTCGTGGTGGCCGCGCCGGAACCCGCGTCCGCGCCGGAAGAGGGGCCGGCAGAACACGCCCGCGGCGTCCCGGCGCCCGGCATCGTCGCCGCGGCGCTCGCGGCCGTCATCGCGCGAGCGCTCGCGCGAGGACGCCGAGGGGACCGAACGGAAGCACGCGGTCGTCCATGA